Proteins encoded by one window of Fischerella sp. PCC 9605:
- a CDS encoding response regulator transcription factor has translation MTKVLTISDEEQVCKILLKCLEEEGLDQISEENDFVGTKKIGEQLSDFVICEIRMPNLNGYAVLTNLHQGSLKAIIPLIFLTAKASKSKRCQGMDLKAGDNLTQALQLKELLRAIAVRLEKETVLTSWCAIQSQQSPAPENSEIEEAVTSQSLFPYSPQLQEVFNFVEANYHQPIGLRDVAQAVGYSAAYLTDLVRRQTGQPLHRWIIQRRMSAACSLLQETNQSVEQIAEAVGYRYVGCFFRQFRQSLGMTPQTWRNAQRTQSNTKHN, from the coding sequence ATGACAAAAGTTTTGACAATTTCAGATGAAGAACAAGTCTGCAAAATCTTGTTAAAATGCCTGGAGGAAGAAGGATTAGATCAAATCTCTGAAGAAAATGATTTTGTCGGTACAAAGAAGATAGGAGAACAGCTATCAGATTTCGTGATTTGCGAAATTAGAATGCCAAATCTCAATGGTTACGCCGTTCTAACCAATTTGCATCAAGGCTCTCTCAAAGCAATTATTCCCTTGATTTTTCTCACTGCTAAAGCTAGCAAATCCAAGCGATGCCAAGGTATGGATCTGAAGGCAGGCGACAACCTTACCCAGGCTTTGCAACTCAAGGAATTACTGCGGGCGATCGCTGTCCGCCTAGAAAAAGAAACAGTCCTGACAAGCTGGTGTGCTATTCAATCACAGCAAAGTCCAGCACCAGAAAATAGCGAAATTGAGGAAGCGGTAACTTCTCAATCGCTCTTTCCTTACAGCCCTCAGTTGCAAGAAGTATTCAACTTTGTTGAAGCTAATTATCATCAACCAATTGGGCTACGTGATGTTGCCCAGGCGGTTGGTTACTCCGCAGCTTACTTAACCGACCTAGTACGACGCCAAACGGGACAACCACTGCATCGTTGGATTATCCAGCGCCGGATGTCAGCAGCCTGTTCTCTACTGCAAGAGACTAACCAGTCAGTCGAGCAAATTGCCGAAGCAGTGGGCTATCGCTATGTAGGATGTTTCTTTCGTCAGTTTCGCCAAAGCTTAGGAATGACTCCTCAAACTTGGCGAAACGCACAACGTACTCAATCAAACACCAAACACAACTGA
- a CDS encoding sigma-70 family RNA polymerase sigma factor codes for MTRRYELDSHLLQLAKTAQQYPPRSWERQIALTKLVNAIVDSGNLWRPSRSQFSGIYQDIYNEARQELFLYICQNIDKYEPERANVMAWVNFLLERRFFKDAIRKFYEHPSVVKVTTTYWENLPQAEEEKDLREILKEFIDLDPEDIFKNEHIEECPQANFQALVQRRIWGKSWKEIAAEFEIKISTVSSFYYRCINKFSSQLKEYCDR; via the coding sequence ATGACGAGGAGATATGAACTAGATTCTCATCTACTACAGTTAGCGAAAACAGCACAGCAATATCCACCGCGTTCTTGGGAACGGCAGATTGCTTTAACAAAATTAGTTAACGCCATTGTCGACTCTGGCAATCTTTGGCGTCCTTCAAGAAGCCAGTTTTCAGGTATTTATCAAGATATTTATAATGAAGCACGTCAGGAACTGTTTCTGTATATTTGCCAAAATATTGACAAGTATGAACCAGAACGCGCTAACGTGATGGCGTGGGTTAATTTTCTCTTAGAAAGGCGATTTTTTAAAGACGCTATTCGTAAATTTTACGAGCATCCTTCAGTAGTAAAAGTAACTACTACTTATTGGGAAAATCTTCCTCAAGCCGAAGAAGAAAAAGACCTAAGAGAAATACTGAAAGAATTTATAGATTTAGATCCAGAAGATATTTTCAAAAATGAACATATAGAAGAATGTCCTCAAGCTAACTTTCAAGCATTAGTTCAGCGACGAATATGGGGAAAGTCTTGGAAAGAAATTGCAGCAGAATTTGAAATCAAAATTTCCACTGTTAGCAGCTTTTATTACCGATGTATAAATAAATTTTCCTCTCAGTTAAAAGAGTACTGCGATCGCTAA